The genomic segment GAGCGGCATCGGTCGATGGCGAGCATCGTACTCGACGATCGCCTCAGCATACCTCGCCAGGACAGGGCGGGCACCAGTGTCGCCCACAAGTTCGGCCAGTTCGTCGAAAAGACGACGACTGATGAGCACAGGATTCCCCGGCCCGTCGGCGTAGCGCGGGCGAACGACGAGTGCGCCAGTTGTCGAAAAGAGCTCGATCAGACCATCGATCGTTGCTGGCTCGATGAAGGGCTGATCGCCGAGAATGAACACGGCCGCATCGCACTCCGGTGGAACAGCGGCGAGACCGACCCGGACCGACGAGCTCTGTCCCTCCTCCGGGTGTTCGTTGAGCACGGTCGTACAGCCGTGCGTGTCGAGTAACGCCAGGTGCTCGGCGACGGTCGGATTGATGACCAGGATAACCGGTGAGAGACGCGTTCGCCGAACTGCATCGATGACATGTTGGAGCGCAGGCTTCCCGCAGAGTTCGACCAGCTGTTTCGGCCGGCCTAAGCGCGTCGACAGTCCTGCTGCCAGTATGACGCCGGCGACGCGTGGCACGCTCCGATCTCTTTCCGCTGGCCGCAGACTCACTCGCCCGGGACTGGTGCTGGTTCTGACTTCGCCGGACGGAGCGGTTGGCCATAGCGACCGCGGCGAACCGCGATGATCTCGGCGAGTATACTCACCGCGATTTCGGCCGGTGTTTTCGCACCGATATCGATCCCGATCGGTGCGTGGATACGGGCGAGGTCTTGGTCGCTGAAACCGGCGCGGCGGAGGCGTTCCAGGCGCTGCTGACTGGTCTTCCGGCTGCCGATGGCGCCGATGTAGCCCGCCCGCGAGCGCAGCGCGACCTGGAGAGCCGGGTCTTCGAACTTCTCGTCGTGTGCCAGAACGACGATATCGGTCTGTGGCGTGATCTTGATCTGCGCGAGAGCCTCGTCGGGCCAGGCGACGATCAGCTGATCGGCATGCGGGAACCGCTCACGTGTGGCGAAGAACTCCCGTGCGTCGATCACGGTCGTTCGATAGCCGAGTTCCTTCGCCATCGCGACGAGCGGGATAGCGATATGGACAGCGCCGATCACGACGAGATGCCGTGGTGGTAAATGCGCCTCCAGGAACACCTCGACTTGACGGCCATCGGAGAGCGAATACGTCCGGATTCCAGCCTCACCGCTCTCGAACAATGCCTCGGCATCCGCTCGCACTGCTGCTTCGAGCTCTGCCGAGCCGAGCGTGCCGACCGTGCGACCGTCCTCGTAGATCAGAAGCTTTGCGCCGAGTGGCTCACCGCTGACGACCGTTGCGGTGACGACCGCCTCCTCCTCAGCGAGTGCATACCGGAGTGCTTCGAAGACCTCACCAGTCATGGCTTTCTCACCAACGGTTCCACGAAGACATCGATCGTCCCACCACAGCTGAGACCGACATCCCAGGCCTGTTCATCGGAGATGCCGTAGCGCACGAGACGCGGCTGCCCCGTCTCGAGCACTTCGAGAGCGACCTCGAAGACCGCGCCTTCGACGCAGCCGCCGCTGACCGATCCAGCCAGACGCCCGGAACGGGTGACTGCCATCTTGGCACCGACTGGGCGTGGCGACGAGCCGATCGCCCGGACGACCGTCGCCAGAGCGATCTCCTCACCTTCGTTCATCCACCGTTCGATTTCGGGCAGAATATCGCGCATCGTCGACCTCCATTCAGGCGGCTGAAGCCTCCGGAAGCACCGCGTGCTGGCGGCGGACAGGCCGCTTCTGGTCGATCCGACTCAAGTGTTTGGCGAGTGCTTCCAGGCTCGCAAAGTTGTGGATGGGCATGAAGTCATCGATGTACGGCAAGGCTGCCTGCATACCGCGCGTCAACGGCTCGTAGCGCGGCGAGCCGAGCAGCGGGTTGAGCCAGATCAAGCGGTAGCACGACCGTTGCAGGCGCGCCATTTCCCGCGCGAGGACATCCGGGTCGCCGCGGTCCCAGCCGTCGCTGATGATGAGGACGACAGCTCCGTTGCGGAGCACGCGTCGTGCCCACTCCTGGTTGAAGGTCTGGAGGGACTGACCGATACGCGTCCCACCGGACCAGTCTTGGACCTCCCGCGCCACGCGCCGCATCGCCTCGTCGATATCCTGATGCTTGAGCAGGCGAGTGACACGGGTGAGGCGCGTTCCGAAGACGAACGCTTCCACCTTGGCCATGCCGTTCTCGATGGCGTAGATGAACTGCAAGAGGATGCGGCTATACCGGTCCATCGAGCCGCTGACGTCGCAAATCACGACCAACTGGCGCGGCTTCGTCTTCGTCTCGCGCCGCGCGATCGTCAAGGGGACGCCGCCAGTCTGGAGCGAGCGCCGCATGGTTCGTCGCGGATCGATGAAGCGACCCTTAGGAGACGCGACCTTGCGGCGCGAGCGACGCCGGCCAATCTCCCACGTCAGCTGCTGCATGAAGCGGCGGATCTGCGCGAGCTCCTCCTCGGTGAAGTCCGCAAAATCCTTCTCGCGCAAGACTTCAGCCGGGCTGTAGCTGAAGGCATCGGTCAGCGACTCTTCGTCGCTCGCTTCACCTTCCTCTGCTTCCTCGATCGCTTCGACCGCTTCGAGCCGCCGGCCGCGTGCACCTTCGATCGTCTTCCCTTCAGTCTCCTCCGCCTCCTCGCCCTCTTCGGGAGCCAGCTCGATCAGATCATCGGGCTCGGCCTGCTGGAGAAGCCCGTCGTGCAACTCGGGCTTGGCTCGCCAGTACAGGTCGAACAGTCGGTCGAAGACTGGCATGTCGTCCTTGTGCGTGACGAGACACGCCCGCGCCGCTTCGCGGAACTCCTCGCGCCGGCTGATATCGATGTGCTCGATCGCGCGCACGAAGTCCATCGCCTGACCGGTCGTCGTCTTCACTCCGGCACGGCGCAGTAACCGCGCGAAGGCGAGTGCGCGCTGGGCGAAATTCATCGTCGCCGTCATCGTTCCCAACCTCTGTGAAGCCCGAATGGGCCGAGTGGTTCACTCCTGAGTCGCCGTAGCGACGAGTTCCTCGAGCCGCTTCTTGCGGATATGCTGGAGATCCTCCTGATGCTTGAGAATGGCGCCGAGTGTCGCTGACGCGATCTCGACGCTGAGCTGGCTCTGGTTGAGCGCCAGCAAGGCCGCGGCCCAGTCGAGCGTCTCGGCGACTCCAGGGAGCTTGTACAGGTCCTCGCGCCGCAGCGCCTGGATGAAACGGGCGACCTGCAGTGCCAGGCGTTCCGGAATCCCCGGAAGCTTGACGCGCAGGATCTCGAACTCCTTCTCCAAGGTCGGATAGTCGATCCAATGGTAGAGACAGCGTCGCTTCAGCGCGTCGTGGAGCTCTCGCGTCCGATTCGAGGTGATGATGACGTACGGTGGGTGCTCGGCACGGA from the Thermomicrobium sp. 4228-Ro genome contains:
- a CDS encoding nucleotidyltransferase family protein; the protein is MPRVAGVILAAGLSTRLGRPKQLVELCGKPALQHVIDAVRRTRLSPVILVINPTVAEHLALLDTHGCTTVLNEHPEEGQSSSVRVGLAAVPPECDAAVFILGDQPFIEPATIDGLIELFSTTGALVVRPRYADGPGNPVLISRRLFDELAELVGDTGARPVLARYAEAIVEYDARHRPMPLDLDTPEDIERAQHLCTEGRRER
- a CDS encoding XdhC family protein, which codes for MTGEVFEALRYALAEEEAVVTATVVSGEPLGAKLLIYEDGRTVGTLGSAELEAAVRADAEALFESGEAGIRTYSLSDGRQVEVFLEAHLPPRHLVVIGAVHIAIPLVAMAKELGYRTTVIDAREFFATRERFPHADQLIVAWPDEALAQIKITPQTDIVVLAHDEKFEDPALQVALRSRAGYIGAIGSRKTSQQRLERLRRAGFSDQDLARIHAPIGIDIGAKTPAEIAVSILAEIIAVRRGRYGQPLRPAKSEPAPVPGE
- a CDS encoding XdhC family protein — protein: MRDILPEIERWMNEGEEIALATVVRAIGSSPRPVGAKMAVTRSGRLAGSVSGGCVEGAVFEVALEVLETGQPRLVRYGISDEQAWDVGLSCGGTIDVFVEPLVRKP
- a CDS encoding vWA domain-containing protein, translating into MTATMNFAQRALAFARLLRRAGVKTTTGQAMDFVRAIEHIDISRREEFREAARACLVTHKDDMPVFDRLFDLYWRAKPELHDGLLQQAEPDDLIELAPEEGEEAEETEGKTIEGARGRRLEAVEAIEEAEEGEASDEESLTDAFSYSPAEVLREKDFADFTEEELAQIRRFMQQLTWEIGRRRSRRKVASPKGRFIDPRRTMRRSLQTGGVPLTIARRETKTKPRQLVVICDVSGSMDRYSRILLQFIYAIENGMAKVEAFVFGTRLTRVTRLLKHQDIDEAMRRVAREVQDWSGGTRIGQSLQTFNQEWARRVLRNGAVVLIISDGWDRGDPDVLAREMARLQRSCYRLIWLNPLLGSPRYEPLTRGMQAALPYIDDFMPIHNFASLEALAKHLSRIDQKRPVRRQHAVLPEASAA